The Plasmodium malariae genome assembly, contig: PmUG01_00_35, whole genome shotgun sequence genome includes a window with the following:
- the PmUG01_00060200 gene encoding PIR protein, whose protein sequence is MTSDTTQENENTVTLYVKYKSEFEKVILDTQNERGKENPAKKCMTIALSDNDLVSACQEVGRYLIEINENYKSDSLKRCKYLNYRINSDNNYNKKTEWFQKYNEFSSQLGNICVQKFEEIQSNILNKLKQLYSYYDNFENFNGQESDSDGTICKNIKECYNFYNDNYKACQGNNESLFCKELINFKKAYDDKMNKLSPCHGLPQTLPQIEQTSIQILQPKEVDYVSVPILTTSIVLLMSFTIFFLYKFTPLKSWIYNRLRKKKIIELNKFQEESRESLQNLHEVVNRNYERSFHNISYQPQGNT, encoded by the exons ATGACAAGTGACACTACACAAGAAAac gaGAATACCGTGacattatatgttaaatataaaagtgaATTTGAAAAAGTTATTCTTGATACTCAAAATGAAAGGGGTAAAGAAAATCCtgcaaaaaaatgtatgacAATTGCTCTTAGTGATAATGATTTAGTCAGTGCATGCCAAGAGGTTGGTAGatatttaattgaaataaatgaaaactaTAAATCCGATAGCTTGAAACGTTGTAAATACTTAAATTATAGGATAAATTcagataataattataataagaaaactGAATGGTTTCagaaatataatgaattttcATCCCAGTTAGGTAATATATGTGTCCAAAAATTCGAAGAAATTCAatctaatattttaaataaacttAAACAATTATACAGTTATTATGATAactttgaaaattttaatggtCAAGAAAGTGATTCTGATGGTACAATTTGCAAGAATATTAAAGAATGTTATAACTTTTATAACGATAATTACAAAGCATGTCAAGGAAATAATGAAAGTCTATTTTGTAAGGAGTTAATCAATTTTAAGAAAGCATATgatgataaaatgaataaattatcTCCATGCCATGGATTACCACAAACGTTACCACAAATAGAACAAACTTCAATACAAATATTACAACCTAAAGAAGTAGATTACGTATCTGTTCCCATTTTAACAACATCTATCGTATTACTAATGTCTTtcactatattttttttatataag tTTACTCCACTGAAATCTTGGATATATAATCgtttacgaaaaaaaaaaattattgaactTAACAAATTTCAAGAAGAATCGAGAGAATCCTTACAAAACCTTCATGAAGTAGTAAATAGAAATTATGAAAGaagttttcataatatatccTATCAACCTCAAGGAAACACTTGA
- the PmUG01_00060000 gene encoding fam-l protein, which translates to MKKSIMIFSFIKIVVLIFLTWIPHLSNHVITFNKYLGKKYTLAIKLDDRIYRLLAKYKKDKDSKVAMLRDDISNNGMDKKKDISNTEKECTEKKKELYRGSLNNYDGHKQDMNNKYSKFVTKKYSHLEKKIFKELDFVDFLKRNKNISDKTYKKIMRKKFSLRLGSPLLLFFLLFSLLIVDISWECANGGKGFWDLPELKSTLSPWETYLKQYFKWLLIGAGQSKNLVLGELFNIVLYVIPFLILGVTLISYVFYYHKKAKKYEKIKFSKK; encoded by the exons atgaaaaaaagcattatgattttctcatttattaaaattgttgtACTTATCTTTTTAACGTGGATACCCCATTTAAGTAATCATGTG ATTACGTTTAACAAATACCTAGGCAAAAAGTACACGCTTGCCATAAAATTAGACGACAGAATATATCGAttactagcaaaatataaaaaggataagGATTCAAAAGTTGCAATGTTAAGAGAtgatatatcaaataatggaatggataaaaaaaaggatatatctAATACTGAAAAGGAGTgcacagaaaaaaaaaaagaattatatagaggttcattaaataattatgatggACACAAACAAGATATGaacaataaatattctaaatttgtgacaaaaaaatacagtcatcttgaaaaaaaaatattcaaagaactgGATTTTGtagattttcttaaaagGAACAAGAATATTAGTGATAAgacttacaaaaaaataatgcgtAAAAAATTCTCATTACGATTAGGATCacctttattattgttttttttattatttagtcTACTCATAGTAGATATATCTTGGGAATGTGCAAATGGAGGAAAGGGATTTTGGGATTTACCAGAATTGAAATCGACTTTAAGTCCCTGGGAGACATATTTGAAGCAATATTTTAAGTGGTTATTGATTGGTGCAGGTCAATCTAAAAATCTAGTATTAGgagaattatttaatattgtattatatgttataccttttttaatattaggtGTTACACTTATATCGTACGttttttattaccataaaaaagctaaaaaatatgaaaaaattaagttcagtaaaaagtga